A part of Streptomyces sp. DSM 40750 genomic DNA contains:
- a CDS encoding glycosyltransferase family 4 protein, translating into MKIGIVCPYSWDVPGGVQFHIRDLADHLIRLGHEVSVLAPADDDTPLPPYVVSAGRAVPVPYNGSVARLNFGFLSAARVRRWLHDGTFDVIHIHEPASPSLGLLACWAAQGPIVATFHTSNPRSRAMIAAYPILQPALEKLSARIAVSEYARRTLVEHLGGDAVVIPNGVDVDFFARAKPNPDWQGDTLGFIGRIDEPRKGLPVLMRALPKILAERPRTRLLVAGRGDEEEAVETLPKELRSRVEFLGMVSDEDKARFLRSVDVYVAPNTGGESFGIILVEAMSAGAPVLASDLDAFAQVLDQGGAGELFANEDADALATAAVRLLGDPARRAELRDRGSAHVRRFDWSTVGADILGVYETVTEGAASVAADERVGLRARLGLARD; encoded by the coding sequence GTGAAAATCGGGATCGTCTGCCCGTACTCCTGGGACGTGCCCGGGGGAGTCCAGTTCCACATCCGTGACCTGGCCGACCACCTCATCCGCCTCGGCCACGAGGTGTCGGTTCTCGCCCCCGCGGACGACGACACACCCCTGCCGCCGTACGTCGTCTCCGCGGGCCGCGCGGTCCCCGTGCCCTACAACGGCTCGGTGGCCCGCCTGAACTTCGGCTTCCTGTCGGCGGCCCGGGTACGGCGCTGGCTCCACGACGGCACGTTCGACGTGATCCACATCCACGAGCCGGCCTCCCCGTCGCTCGGCCTGCTGGCCTGCTGGGCGGCGCAGGGCCCGATCGTCGCCACCTTCCACACGTCCAACCCGCGCTCCCGGGCGATGATCGCCGCGTACCCGATCCTCCAGCCCGCGCTGGAGAAGCTCAGCGCCCGTATCGCGGTGAGCGAGTACGCCCGCCGTACCCTCGTCGAACACCTGGGCGGCGACGCGGTCGTCATCCCGAACGGCGTCGACGTCGACTTCTTCGCCCGCGCCAAGCCCAACCCCGACTGGCAGGGCGACACCCTCGGGTTCATCGGCCGCATCGACGAACCCCGCAAGGGCCTGCCGGTGCTGATGAGGGCCCTCCCGAAGATCCTCGCCGAGCGCCCCCGGACGCGACTGCTGGTCGCCGGGCGCGGGGACGAGGAGGAGGCCGTCGAGACCCTGCCGAAGGAGCTGCGCTCCCGTGTGGAGTTCCTCGGCATGGTCAGCGACGAGGACAAAGCCCGCTTCCTGCGCAGCGTCGACGTCTACGTCGCCCCCAACACCGGCGGCGAGAGCTTCGGCATCATCCTCGTCGAGGCCATGTCCGCCGGCGCCCCCGTCCTCGCCTCCGACCTCGACGCCTTCGCCCAGGTCCTCGACCAGGGCGGTGCCGGCGAACTGTTCGCCAACGAGGACGCCGACGCCCTCGCGACAGCCGCCGTACGCCTTCTCGGCGATCCCGCCCGCCGCGCCGAACTCCGCGACCGCGGCAGCGCCCACGTCCGCCGCTTCGACTGGTCGACGGTCGGCGCCGACATCCTCGGCGTCTACGAGACGGTCACGGAAGGCGCTGCATCAGTGGCGGCGGACGAACGGGTCGGGCTGCGGGCGCGGTTGGGGTTGGCCCGGGATTGA
- a CDS encoding phosphatidylinositol mannoside acyltransferase produces the protein MSALQERLTDGLYGLGWSTVKKLPEPVAVRLGRTIADATWKRRGTLVRRLEANYARVVPGASPQHLAQLSRAGMRSYLRYWIESFRLPAWSEERIRSGVEIEDLHHLTDGLAAGRGVVLALPHLANWDLAGAWVTTELKIPFTTVAERLKPETLYDRFVAYREGLGMEVLPHNGGSAFGTLARRLRDGGLICLVADRDLSASGVEVEFFGEKTRMPAGPALLAQHTGALLLPATLWFDESPVMRGRVHPPIEVPGTGTRAEKTSVMTQALADAFATGIAEHPEDWHMLQRLWLADLDPAKSPDALRNDLRSPEQDTEKGRP, from the coding sequence GTGAGCGCTCTGCAGGAGCGTCTGACCGACGGGCTGTACGGCCTCGGCTGGAGCACCGTCAAGAAGCTCCCGGAACCCGTCGCCGTCCGCCTCGGCCGGACGATCGCCGACGCCACCTGGAAGCGGCGCGGCACCCTCGTACGCCGGCTGGAGGCCAACTACGCGCGCGTGGTGCCCGGTGCGAGTCCGCAGCACCTCGCGCAGCTGTCCCGCGCGGGCATGCGCTCCTACCTGCGCTACTGGATCGAGTCCTTCCGCCTCCCCGCCTGGAGCGAGGAGCGCATCAGGAGCGGCGTCGAAATCGAGGACCTGCACCACCTCACCGACGGCCTCGCCGCCGGCCGGGGTGTCGTACTCGCGCTGCCGCACCTGGCCAACTGGGACCTCGCCGGCGCCTGGGTCACCACCGAGCTGAAGATCCCGTTCACGACGGTCGCCGAACGCCTCAAGCCCGAGACGCTCTACGACCGCTTCGTCGCCTACCGCGAAGGCCTCGGTATGGAGGTCCTGCCGCACAACGGCGGCTCCGCCTTCGGCACCCTCGCCCGGCGGCTGCGCGACGGCGGCCTGATCTGCCTGGTCGCCGACCGCGACCTGTCCGCGTCCGGCGTCGAGGTCGAGTTCTTCGGCGAGAAGACCCGCATGCCCGCCGGACCGGCCCTCCTCGCCCAGCACACTGGCGCGCTGCTGCTGCCGGCGACGCTCTGGTTCGACGAGTCGCCCGTCATGCGGGGACGTGTGCATCCCCCCATCGAGGTACCCGGGACAGGTACCCGCGCCGAGAAGACGTCGGTCATGACACAGGCGCTGGCAGACGCCTTCGCCACCGGCATCGCCGAACACCCGGAGGACTGGCACATGCTCCAGCGCTTGTGGCTCGCGGACCTCGACCCCGCGAAGAGTCCCGACGCCCTCCGAAACGATCTCCGAAGTCCCGAGCAGGACACCGAGAAGGGACGCCCGTGA
- the pgsA gene encoding phosphatidylinositol phosphate synthase: MGQPVASRGHAATPTLGKAMLNKYARAFFTRVLTPFAAFLIRRGVSPDTVTLLGTAGVIAGALVFYPRGEFFWGTVVITLFVFSDLVDGNMARQMGRSSRWGAFLDSTLDRVADGAIFGGFALWYAGNGDDIALCAVSIFCLASGQVVSYTKARGESIGLPVAVNGLVERAERLVISLVAAGLSGLHAFGVPGIDVLLPIALWIVAVGSLVTLIQRVVTVRRESAEAEAATEAAQETPDATRNSEATP, from the coding sequence ATGGGCCAGCCGGTGGCCAGCAGGGGCCACGCGGCGACACCGACCCTCGGGAAGGCCATGCTGAACAAGTACGCGCGTGCATTCTTCACGCGTGTCCTCACACCGTTCGCCGCGTTTCTGATCCGCAGGGGCGTCAGCCCCGACACGGTCACGCTCCTCGGCACCGCCGGAGTGATCGCGGGCGCGCTGGTCTTCTACCCCCGGGGCGAGTTCTTCTGGGGCACGGTCGTCATCACGCTGTTCGTGTTCTCCGACCTCGTCGACGGCAACATGGCCCGCCAGATGGGCCGTTCCAGCCGCTGGGGCGCCTTCCTCGACTCCACGCTCGACCGCGTCGCCGACGGCGCGATCTTCGGCGGCTTCGCCCTCTGGTACGCGGGCAACGGCGACGACATCGCCCTGTGCGCCGTCTCGATCTTCTGTCTGGCGAGCGGCCAGGTGGTGTCGTACACCAAGGCCCGCGGCGAGTCGATCGGACTGCCGGTGGCGGTCAACGGTCTGGTGGAGCGCGCCGAACGTCTGGTGATCTCGCTGGTCGCGGCCGGTCTCTCGGGCCTGCACGCGTTCGGCGTGCCCGGCATCGACGTCCTGCTGCCCATCGCCCTGTGGATCGTCGCCGTCGGCAGCCTCGTCACGCTGATCCAGCGCGTCGTCACCGTCCGCCGGGAGTCCGCCGAGGCGGAGGCGGCCACCGAGGCCGCCCAGGAGACGCCGGACGCCACCCGGAACAGCGAGGCGACGCCGTGA